The Selenomonas sp. AB3002 DNA segment ACGTTGTATTGAAGCAATAACAGCAAATAAAAGACTGCCACAAAGAAATCCAGCACCGCCGTAGCCGCAGGTCCTGACAGCACCCCGGCAATGGACTGGTTGAAGCCCACGCGCCCTGCCACCTCAGCGGCATAGCGCTGGTGGAAGAACTGCATGGGCAGCTTTAAGAGGTGCCAGAAATAGCTGGAGGAATCCGCCAGGGTCAGCTTCCGCTGCCACTGGGTCAGCACTACCGCCCGCAGCCAGGTCATGATGCCTGACAGCACGAAGGACACCGTCATGGCCAGGCAGAAGTTGGTCATCCAGTCCGGATGCTTCTTGGTAAGGATATCGTCCAGGAAGATCTGGCTCATGACCGGCCCGCCAAGCCGGGAATAATGGCGCATAATTCCAGTATGAGTATGAAGGTCATGGCCCAGCGGTCCTGCAGGAGTTTTTTCGCCATGTCCTTGAAGACATTGTAGCGGGCCCCTGCCTTTTGGAAATCCGGCCCCGGCAATATCTGCAGGGCCACCCCGTGTAAGAGGTACGGAATTCCTCCCAGGGCACGGTGCGCCGCCCCATGGCAGGGTCATTGAGATAGGCGCGGCCCTTGTCTATGCCCTCCAGCACCACGAAATGGTTGAATTCCCAATGGATGATCAGGGGAAAGATATCCTCTTCTTCCTCCGACACCTCCAGCAGTTCAGCAGCTGTCCAGCGATATCCGTCTGCCTCGCAGCCCGGTTCCGAGCGGCGCGGATGACGCAACTGGCCTTGGAACCGTCACGGTTCACGCCGCACTCGGCCTGAGCTTCTCCAGGGGCACCCAAAGGCCCAGGTTAGCCAGCACCATGCCCAGAGCCGCCGCCCGCATTCCGTGGCTTCCATCTGCAGCACCGTGGGCACCTTCACCCGCTTCTTGCTGGAGCCGAAGGTGTTTTTCAATTTTTCCAGCCAATCCATGACCTCACCTGCCCCTCAGCCACCTGGCTCAGCTTGTAGAAAACCTTCTCAATGGGAGGCCGACGCTCTATGATGATGGAGCCGGTGACGAAGCTGCCGGCGGTAATTGGCTTGTGCTCCCCCACCTGGGAAGTCCAGAGGTAGCCGGATTTGTCAGAGGGGTCTTTCACCAGGTCAAAACTTACCTCCATCAGGGAGCTCTGCTGGGAGGAGAGAATCCACTGGGCCAGCTGCTCATTGCCCAGGGTCTTCTGCATATTCTGCACAGAGACAGGGTACTGGGACACAGACCGCACGGTGCCCAGGAGGCTGCCCGTCTGGGACACGTCCACCCCATTGGGAGCCAGCTGGATGGTCTGCCCCTTCTCCACCCGCTTCCCTTGGCCACGGGAATGTAGAGCACCCCCTTCAGGTGGCTCCTGCCCCGTCAATGCGCACAGTGGCAACGGGGGTGCCGCTGCTTACCACGCTGCCTTCCTCCACCATGACTTCATCCACGGTACCATTATAGGGGGAGTAGACATACTCCGTGGCTTCCTTCTGGTAGCGGCGGGAATCGAATTCCCGGACCCGGGAAGCGGCATCACGCATAGAAGCGGCCAGCTCCGGACCCAGCTGGGCCATGCGGGTGGCAGCCTCCTCCTGCACCATGCTCACATGGGCAATGAGCTCCCCCTTCTCCACCGTGTCCCCGGGATGCACATACAATTCGTCCAGGGTGCCCCCGGAAAGGGTGGAGATCTTCGCCACCCCGGAGGGGTCCATGATAAGCCCATGCCGTCAGCCTTCACGGTGAAGGAACCGAAGACAGACCAGATCACCACCGCCAGCAGCATCACCGCCACGGCGATAAGCCCCATCCAGCCGATGGGGTGGTGATGGTCATGGTGGTGTCCAGCTTCTCCGGGGAGCGCATCTTGTCCAGAGCTTCCTTGCTGAAGATCTGGTCACCTTTGCGGTCCCAGCGGGCTGCCGCCCCCTCGTTTTTCTTTTCCTCAGCCATCAGCTCTCATCCCCTTCCACATCAGCCTCCACCTTCATGCCATCTTCCAGGCCTTCAAAACTGCCTACCACTACCAGCTCGCCCGGCTCCAGGCCGGAGTAAATCTCAATGTATTTGTTGTCATCGGCCCGGCTGTCACCTTCCGCCGGTGGATGATGCCCTCGCTGTCCACCACAATACACTGCGTCATGGGTCCTTGTCAGCCATGGCCGCCAGCGGCACCGTAAGTGCCTTGTAGGTACTGCCCATGCGCATGGTGATGCCCGTGTAGACCATGGCTTCCAAGAGCCCGTGCGGTTGTCCACCTCCCACTCCGTGCGGCGCATATCCGCCGGCTCCGACAGGGGGGGGCACGATGTCTTTCAGGACAGCCTTGATTTCCGTGCCCTGTCCCTTGTTCCCAGCGCCATAATCCGTATCGTAGACCTTGCCAGCCCAGCTTGCTGTTGGGGAATTTCAGATACCCTGCCTCCCCCCAGCTCCCAGATGGTTGGCCTCAATGTCCTTCATGCTCAGGGAAAAGCGCAGCCAGTCAAAATTGCCACCAAAGCCACAGGAGTGCCTGGCTGCACATAGGACCCTCCCGCTGGTAGATGATCAGCACCTGCCCGTCCACAGGCGAAACCACATTGAGCCAGTCCCTGCTGCACGCAGGCAGCTGGTCGCGCCCGGGCTACTTCCAAGGAGAGTACGAGGAGGCCGAGGCCCAGTACATGCGGCCCAGGGTTCCCTGCGGGAGGCCCAGGCCCAGCGCGACCAGTGCCTGGTGCAGCAGGACTTGGCTCCAATGTGGTTTCGCCTGTGGCGGGCAGGTGCTGATCATCTA contains these protein-coding regions:
- a CDS encoding HlyD family efflux transporter periplasmic adaptor subunit, whose amino-acid sequence is MDPSGVAKISTLSGGTLDELYVHPGDTVEKGELIAHVSMVQEEAATRMAQLGPELAASMRDAASRVREFDSRRYQKEATEYVYSPYNGTVDEVMVEEGSVVSSGTPVATVRIDGAGAT